A genomic region of Magnolia sinica isolate HGM2019 chromosome 6, MsV1, whole genome shotgun sequence contains the following coding sequences:
- the LOC131249449 gene encoding aspartic proteinase CDR1-like → MALTILSFSAFIFSVVLFFYLPNKLFVEAGNGGFTVELIHRDSPRSPFYNPSDSLSDRVIQAVHRSNSRIDYFRISSKPSSVSPTSVRSEVVPNGGSYLMSLSIGTPPVEMLAIADTGSDLIWTQCNPCDGCYQQEAPLFDPVESSTYRNISCQSNSCQSLPQSSCSVSRSCDYSYSYGDQSFTNGVLASETLTFDSTERSTVKIPKIAFGCGHNNAGTFDSHGAGLVGLGGGPLSLISQLGSSIEGKFSYCLVPLQENTTSSQLNFGDTAVVSGSNVVSTPLISKDPNTFYYLTLEVIEFGEKNVKLPGGNGNIIIDSGTTLTYLETSVYDEFSSALKESINLKPAQDPSQTFDTCYEAGQEASLPDMTFRFTGANLILKPLNTFIQVSEGVVCLALMPMQDFSIFGNIAQQNFKVGYDLVGKKVSFAPTDCTKN, encoded by the coding sequence ATGGCTCTCACCATCCTTTCTTTCTCTGCTTTCATCTTCTCTGTGGTCTTATTCTTTTATCTTCCCAATAAGCTTTTCGTCGAAGCCGGCAATGGTGGCTTCACCGTTGAACTCATCCATCGTGATTCCCCACGATCACCGTTTTATAACCCTTCCGACTCCTTATCCGATCGTGTAATTCAAGCCGTCCATCGCTCAAATTCTCGGATCGACTACTTCCGTATTTCTTCCAAACCTTCTTCTGTTTCACCCACATCCGTCCGATCTGAGGTTGTTCCCAATGGCGGTTCATATCTAATGTCGCTCTCCATCGGAACACCTCCCGTAGAAATGCTTGCAATTGCTGACACCGGAAGCGATCTCATTTGGACCCAGTGCAATCCATGCGATGGATGCTACCAACAGGAAGCCCCTCTCTTCGATCCTGTCGAATCTTCTACTTACCGAAATATATCATGCCAGTCGAATTCCTGCCAATCGCTGCCGCAGTCTTCATGCAGTGTCAGTCGCAGCTGCGATTATTCATACAGCTATGGAGACCAATCTTTCACCAATGGAGTTCTTGCATCAGAGACACTCACCTTCGATTCCACCGAAAGATCAACCGTCAAAATTCCAAAGATAGCATTCGGATGCGGCCATAACAATGCCGGAACCTTCGATTCCCATGGAGCTGGGCTAGTGGGCCTTGGAGGCGGCCCGCTTTCTCTCATTTCCCAATTGGGTTCTTCAATCGAAGGGAAGTTCTCCTACTGCTTGGTTCCACTCCAGGAAAACACGACGAGCAGTCAACTGAATTTCGGAGACACTGCTGTAGTCTCCGGAAGCAATGTCGTTTCAACCCCTTTGATTTCCAAAGATCCCAATACATTCTACTATCTCACATTGGAAGTAATCGAATTTGGTGAGAAAAATGTAAAGCTACCAGGCGGAAATGGAAACATCATCATCGACTCCGGCACGACTCTTACGTATTTAGAGACAAGTGTGTATGATGAGTTTTCATCGGCATTGAAGGAATCGATCAATCTAAAGCCGGCCCAAGATCCATCTCAGACGTTCGATACGTGTTATGAGGCCGGGCAGGAAGCCAGCCTCCCCGACATGACATTCCGCTTCACCGGAGCCAATCTGATCTTGAAACCATTGAATACATTTATCCAAGTTTCGGAGGGTGTTGTCTGTCTTGCACTGATGCCCATGCAGGATTTCTCTATCTTTGGAAATATAGCTCAGCAGAACTTCAAAGTAGGGTATGATCTTGTTGGGAAGAAGGTCTCCTTTGCTCCAACTGATTGCACCAAGAACTAG
- the LOC131247882 gene encoding uncharacterized protein LOC131247882, with translation MEPSSPPRQTCCFWCSPKRVPGKKGKEDGIMGFELESGGWGKNDEILSDLSTFSLKEQQQRLKKALKEEEKVNQEAEKVVNWVKQASARMDVSVVEDSLRHDEKIK, from the coding sequence ATGGAACCTTCTTCCCCTCCCCGACAGACCTGCTGCTTCTGGTGTTCTCCGAAGAGGGTGCCTGGGAAGAAGGGCAAGGAAGATGGCATCATGGGCTTCGAACTCGAAAGCGGAGGCTGGGGAAAGAATGATGAGATCTTATCAGATTTGAGCACCTTCTCACTGAAAGAACAGCAGCAGAGGCTGAAGAAGGCGTTGAAGGAGGAAGAGAAAGTTAACCAGGAGGCCGAGAAGGTGGTGAACTGGGTGAAGCAAGCATCTGCAAGGATGGACGTTTCTGTTGTTGAAGATTCGCTACGCCATGATGAAAAAATCAAGTGA